Genomic window (Bacillus vallismortis):
GGTAAGAATGTCCATCCACCGGGCCTAAATACGTAAAACCAAGCTCTTCAAAAAACATGCCCGAGACAAGCATGTATTTCAGGCTGTCTTTCACGCGTTCCGCCGTGGCGGCAAGTTTGCCCCCAACTGCCGGGATCTTTTTAAACAAGTATTCGAGCTCATCTTTCACCCACTGGTATTTTCCGGCAGTGCGCAGCCGTCCGAGCATAGAATGAATGGCTCCGACATTCGGGGCAATACTCATTTCATTATCATTTAGGATGACAATCATGTCTTTTTTCTCGTCGCCGATGTGGTTCAGCGCTTCGAGCGCCATTCCGCCTGTCAGCGCACCGTCACCGATGATCGGAATAATAAATTCATCGGTTCCTTTTATATCACGCGCGGCTGCCATTCCCATCGCACCTGACAGAGAGGTTGAGCTATGCCCTGTTTCCCAAACATCATGCTCGCTTTCACTCCGCTTTGGGAATCCGCAAAGCCCTTTGTACTGGCGAAGCGTCGCAAATTCTTTTCCGCGTCCTGTCAGCAGCTTGTGGACATACGACTGGTGGCCTACGTCCCACAGAAATTTGTCTTTCGGGCTGTTAAATTCCTTATGCAGCGCAACAGTAAGCTCTACGACACCTAAGTTTGGGCCGATATGGCCGCCGGAAGCGGATAACGTTGTAATTAAAAATTGGCGGATTTCATCACTTAATTTTTCTAATTCATCAATGGACTTGTTTTTTAAAAATGACGGGTCCTGTATTGATAAAAGATCCAAAGCGGATCAACTCACTTTCAGCATGAATTTCTGCAATGATACATGTCTTCCGCATGCCGAGCTGGACAATGGCCAGTTCTCAGACATAAAAAAAGACAAACGGGCTTTTCTCTTTCATTTTTCATATAAACTGCTTACATTTTACCATATCTCGTGCAGCCGCTTCAAATTAGGATCGGTTTAGTGATCTCTAGCCGCAATTAAATCACAAAGCTCATATAAAAGCTCTTTTTGAAGAGAGAGTCCGCCGATCAAACGCTTCGCCTCTTTTATGTGAACATCCAATTTATGTTTGGCCCCTTCCAGTGACAGAAGGGACGGGTAAGTCGATTTGTCGTTTGTTGTATCCGAGCCGACACGTTTGCCGATTTTCTCTTCACTGCCTTCTAAATCTAAAATATCGTCTCTGATTTGAAAACCAATTCCAATATGGCTGCTGAAGGTACGCAGTGTTTCAATGTCTTCTTCAGGCGCATCCGCCAAAATAGCACCGGCGGTAACGCAAAAACCGAGAAGCTTAGCGGTTTTCCGTTCATGAATGGATTCAAGTTCTTCAAGCGTGACCTGGCGGTTCTCCGCTTCCATATCAGCTACTTGTCCACCGACCATGCCTTCAGTGCCTGCCGCTGAAATCAGTTCATTCACAAGCCGAAGGCGCTTTTCTGCTGACACCCCGTCCGACAAGTGGGAGGTGATCAGCTTAAAGCTTTCCGTGAGCAGCCCGTCACCCGCTAATACTGCTGTCGCTTCACCGAACACTTTATGGTTTGTCGGCTTCCCGCGGCGTAAATCATCATCATCCATACAAGGAAGGTCGTCGTGAATTAACGAATACGTGTGAATCATTTCGACAGCACACCCCACCGGAATGCCGTCCTTTTCACTTTTCCCATATGCGTTTAAAACGGCCAGTACAATGAGAGGACGCAGCCGCTTTCCGCCAGCCTCAAGGGAATACAGCATAGACTTTTTTAATGAATCCGGCATATCGAGCTTTTCTGTATAGACAGAAAGCTGATTTTCAATCGTTTTTTTCCGCTCCGCCAGAAAAGCCGTTAATTTATTTGTCACCTTCGTCTTCCTCCTGAACACTAAAAGGTGCCAGTTCGCCGTCTTCTTTTAAAATGAAGTCCATTTGTTTTTCGACTTTTTGCAGCTTTTCGTGGCACATTTTTGAAAGAGCCATGCCTTCTTGGAAATAGTTAATCGCTTGCTCTAAAGGCACATCGCCCTCTTCAAGCTTTGATACAATGCTCTCAAGCCCTTTCATCGCTTCTTCAAATGTCATGTTTTCATTTTTTTTCACGTCTGTCATTTTTCTTCCCCTCTCTTTTCTAATACTTCACAGGTCAGCACGCCATCCTTCAGCTTGACTTCAAGCTGGTCCTTCTCTTCTATCTGACTGACACTTTTAATGAGTTCGTCTTCTTTATAAGCCAAGCTGTATCCTCTTTCCATCACTTGAAGAGGGCTCAACGCATTCAGCTTGCCAAGAACCGTCTGAAATTGGGAATGCAGCTGTTTCATTTGGATAGTCATATTTTTTCTCAGCTGATTTGTCTGTTCCTCATATCGTGTTCTCGCTTGCTTCAGCTGTTCATGAGGGTGCAGCGCTTCTAATCTGTACGTTTCACGCTCCAGCTGTCTGCTTTTTCGATCTAAAAGAGCGGTTAACTGTGATTGAAACTGCTGATAGGCAAGGTCAAACTGCTGCTCTTTTTGGGCATACAACCGCTTTGGAAAACGAAAGGCATACGAGGATTGCAGCGTTTGAATCCGTTCTTTTTTCTGGCCGAGATGCTGTTGCATTGCTCTTGTCATTCTAACTTCCGCTGTTTTTGTCCGTTCGATTAATTCAGTTGTATGCGGTACGGCAATCTCAGCTGCTCCTGTCGGCGTCGCGGCTCTGATATCAGCGACAAAATCACTGATCGTAAAGTCCGTTTCATGCCCGACTGCCGATATAACCGGAATGTTAGAAGCAAAGATCGCGCGTGCTACAATTTCTTCATTAAATGCCCACAGTTCTTCTATCGAACCGCCGCCTCTCCCAACAATTAATACGTCGCAAACCTCTTTTTCATTTGCCTCTTCAATGCGCGTAACGATGGATCTGCTCGCATTTTCGCCTTGTACGAGCGCTGGAAGAACAATGACTTTGACAAGGGGATATCTTCTTTTTAGAGTTGTAATGACGTCTCTGACAGCGGCACCCGTTGGAGATGTCACAACCCCGATTGTGGCTGGAAATGCGGGGATTTGTTTTTTGTAGCGGTCGTCAAATAAACCTTCTCCGGCAAGCTTCTTTTTTAATTCTTCGTACGCTAAATAAAGCGCTCCGACCCCGTCAGGCTGCATTTCTTTGGCATATAATTGGTAGTTTCCGCTCGGTTCATATACGGAAATTCCCCCTCTGACCAGCACTTTCATGCCGTTTTCAGGTTTAAACGGCAGACGCTCGCTTTGTCTTGCAAACATCACCGACTGCATTCTGGCGTTTTCGTCTTTCAATGTGAAATAAATGTGGCCTCTTGTATGTATTTTTACATTCGATAATTCGCCTTTAATCCAAATATTTTCAAGGTGAGGATCTACATCGAATTTTCGTTTTATATACTTTGTCAGCGCTGAGACGGTAACATACGCTGTTTCACCCATGTCTCAAACTCCTCTCATAAGCATTCCTGCACCATAACTAAAGAAAACCCGCCCTGGCTGTAGGAGCCTGAAGAAGCGGGTATCGTGCTCATATTCACGGCGGGCAAAATCTCCCGCCTGTGAACATCTCCAATTATCTATGATAACGTACGTTTCGCAGATTTAACAGTATTATGCGCAAGCATCGTGATAGTCATTGGACCAACTCCGCCAGGGACTGGCGTGATGAAGGACGCTTTTTCCTTTGCTCCTTCAAATTCAACGTCTCCGCAAAGCTTTCCGCTTTCCAGTCGGTTAACGCCGACGTCAATCACAACAGCGCCCTCTTTGATCTGATCTGCATTGATGAAATTGGCTCTGCCGACTGCCACCACCAGGATGTCCGCTTTTTTCGTATGTTCGGTTATATTTTCTGTTCTTGAATGACAGTAAGTAACCGTCGCGTTCTCATTTAATAAAAGCTGGCCGACAGGTTTGCCGACAATATTGCTTCGGCCGACTACAACAACCTCTTTACCGGAAAGGTCGATATTGGTTTTCTTCAAAAGCTCAACAATTCCGTGAGGCGTGCAAGGAAGAAACGTATCTTCGCCAAGCAGCATTTTCCCTACGTTTAACGGATGAAAACCGTCTACATCTTTATCAGGAGAGATACGTTCGATCACCGCTTTTTCAGAAATATGGTCTGGAAGCGGGAGCTGAACGAGGATGCCGTGAAACTCAGGGTCTTGATTGTATTGATCGATAATGGAAAGCAGTTCCGTTTCTGTTAGACTGCTGTCGAATTGATCGAGCTTGAAATTCATTCCCATAGTTTCAGCCGCTTTTTTCTTTCCTCGCACGTAAGAGTGAGAAGCAGGATCATCTCCAATCAAAATAACCGCGAGCCCGGGAGTGACGCCTTGCTTTTTAAGCTCTTCTACCTCTTTTGCCAATTGTTCGCGTTTTTCTCTAGCCGTTTCTTTTCCGTCGATGATTGTTGCAGTCATTTTCTTTCCTCCTATGATTGTTCAATATCAGATTTAATGTTAGAAAGAACCCCGTTTACAAACTTTGTCGCTTTGTCATCACCAAACCGTTTTGCCAGCTCAATCGCTTCGTTCATAGAGACATTCACCGGAATGTCTTCGGCATACGCCATTTCATATGCTCCCAGACGCAAAATCGCGCGGTCAACATTGGCAATCCGATCGAGCTTCCAATTCACCAGATGATTGGAGATCATTTCATCAAGCTGGACTTGGTGTTCCAATACCCCGTGTACAAGCTGTTCAAAGAAAGGATCTGTTTTTTCTTCATCCAATGCGTGTTCTATGGCTTCATTCACTGCAATATCGCTGACATCAATTTGAAATAGTGCCTGCAAAGCTTTTTCTCTTGCTGTTCTTCTTTTCATTTTCTTTCTCCTTTGATCCTCTTTATCCGCTTGTCGTTAAGCCATAAAGAGATCATAACATATTTTTTTCGTATCCGCATATTGAAATCAAGGTTTTTTCACCCTATTACCGAATATTTTCACACACCTTGATATGATCATTCGGATTTCACGATCATGAAGAAACTCGGCTGCCTTGAGCCGGCTTTCTTCATGCTTTGAAATAAGGGGTAACGTGTAAAAAAACCAAAGGGCCGCCCTCCCCTTGGTTTCTTGTTAAGCCATTTACATTTCTTCGTCGATTTGGACTTCCTGGGCTTTTGTGTCAAATTGAATGCCGACGATATGAATATTGATCTCGTTAATCGAAAGAGACGTCATATTTAATAAGGTTTGACGAATGTTTTCCTGAACGGACGCTGCAACTTTCGGAATCGAAACGCCGAATGTAACGACGCAGTATACATCGATCGTAATGCCGTCATCCGCCAGGTCGACTTTGACACCTTTGCCATGATTTACTTTACCGAAGCGTTCGACGACACCTGTCGCAAAGTTTCCGCGCATTTCGGCAACACCGTCAACTTCTGAAGCTGCTATGCCGGCAATGACCTCGATGACTTCCGGTGCAATCTCAACCTTACCTAAATGCGTATCTTCTTGATTCATTTTAAGCAAGCTGTTGTCTTTCATTCAATTCACCTCCGTAAAAATTATGAGCCCATTACATCATATGTTTCTAAAAATTTCGTATTAAACTCTCCGCCAACAAATGTTTCATGTTCAAGCAGTTTTAAGTGGAATGGGATTGTTGTCTCAATGCCTTCAATGACGAATTCGCTCAATGCGCGCTTCATGCGGGCAATCGCTTCATCTCTCGTTTTTCCGTATGTGATCACTTTTGCAATCATGCTGTCATAGTACGGAGGAATGGAATAGCCCGGGTAAGCAGCTGAATCTACACGGACACCAAGACCGCCCGGAGGCAGGTACATTTTAATTTCACCAGGAGACGGCATGAAATTTTTACTTGGATTTTCTGCGTTGATTCGGCATTCGATCGCCCAGCCTTGGAATTCGACATCTTCTTGGTTAAGGCTCAGTTCCATTCCTGATGCCACTTTAATTTGTTCCTTAATCAGATCTGTTCCCGTCACCATTTCTGTGACTGGGTGCTCCACCTGGATTCTCGTGTTCATTTCCATAAAGTAGTAGCGCTGTTCGTTGTAGTCATAAATAAATTCAACTGTTCCCGCGCCTGAATAGCCAACTGCTTTTGCAGCCTTAACCGCTGCATCTCCCATCTGCTCCCTGATTTCTGAATCAAGCGCCGGAGATGGTGTTTCTTCCAAAAGCTTTTGCAGGCGTCTTTGAATCGAGCAGTCGCGTTCACCTAAATGGATGGTATTTCCGTGGTTATCGGCAAGCACTTGGATCTCAACGTGACGAAAATCTTCTATGTATTTTTCGATGTAAACACCTGGATTTCCGAATGCTGTTGCAGCTTCCTGCTGTGTAATCTTAATGCCTTTGATCAGTTCCTCTTCGGTGCGGGCAACCCTGATTCCTTTTCCGCCTCCGCCTGCGGTGGCTTTTATAATTACAGGATACCCAATTTCATTAGCAAGTGAAACCGCTTCTTCCACATTTTCTATAATTCCTTGCGAACCCGGCACGATCGGCACGCCGGCCTGTTTCATCGTTTCCCTCGCAACGTCTTTTGTTCCCATTTTTGAAATGGCGTCAGCGCTCGGACCGACAAATGTGACGTTAACTTCTTCACATAATTCCGCGAAATCTGCATTTTCAGCTAAAAATCCATATCCCGGATGAATAGCATCCGTTCCTGTCAACTTCGCAACACTCACAATATTTGTAACATTTAAATAGCTGTCTTTTGATGCTTTCGGCCCGATACAAAAAGCTTCATCAGCCATTTGAACATGAAGGGCATCTTTATCAGCTTCTGAATAAACAGCGACAGTCTCAACTCCGAGCTCTTTGCAGGCTCTGATGATTCTGACAGCAATTTCTCCTCTGTTGGCGATCAATAGCTTTTTAATCATGTTAAGTCTCCTTACTCTGCTTTCACAAGAAATAGAGGTTGTCCGTATTCGACCAGCTGGCCGTTTTCTACTAACACTTCAACGATTTCACCTTTTACTTCCGCTTCAATTTCGTTGAAAAGCTTCATCGCTTCTACAATGCAGACAACTGTGTTTTCATTTACTTTTGAACCGGCTGTTACATATGGGCCAGCTTCAGGTGATGAAGACGCATAAAACGTTCCTACCATTGGTGAAGTGATTTTATGCAGATTCTCATCTTGCTTCGGTGCTTCTTGGGCAGGTGCCGACGCTGCTTGCTGCGCTTGCGGCTGAACTGCCTGCGGAGCCTGTGCCTGCACTGGTGCTGCCGGCGCCTGCTGCATCACTTGAACAGTGCCTGCTTCATGTTTTTTCAGTTTTAAGGATACACCTTCATTTTCATATACGAATTCATCAATTGCAGACTCGTCAATTGCTTTAATCAGCTCGTGGATTTCTTTAATATTTAACATTCAATCGCACTCCTATGTATAAAATGTCTTTTTTTATAGGTTACTACTAAAAGTACATACTATGTTTATCTTACAGGAGCGGACTTTTGAATTCAACTCTAATATGATTGGCACACAAAAAGCCCGCTGCTTAAGCGGGCGTATTTTTCCTCTTATTTACTTGGATGGCTCAAATGTGACAGCGACGTCTTTCATTGTTTTGATTTCTTTTGCCACAAGGTCTATGATGGCTGTCGCCTTAGATTTAGAATGTTTGTCTGATTTGACTGTAATGTTGATTTTGTCTCCTTCAGCATTGACGAGCGCGTCTTTGTAGCCTTGTGTTTTAATAAGGGTTTCCAGCTGTTTTTCTGTTCCTTCCACTTCACTGAGAGCCGTCATTTTATCATATGCTTCGCTCTTTTCCTTTGCTGTCGCATCATCGCTTGACACTATGGCATTCAGCTCTTCTCTTTCTTTGCTTCTGGCATCTTCTAAATCTAGACGGTATGTTGTAAACAAATCATCATCGGCTGTTTCTGTTACCACAGTTCCTTTTTCACTGGCTTCAGCGGATGTTTCCTTGTCTGCTGATGAATCTTTCGTGCCCTTTGTTCCATCTTCTTTTTCCGTTTCTGTTTCAGTTTCCGGACCGCTTTTTTCCTTCGTGTCTTGCTTGGCAGGCGCTTTTTCAGTTGCGACCTCTCCTGAGTCAGACGCATTTTTTTCACTTTTCATTTGCACGGCATTTTTGCTTTCCGGAGACATGATATAGTAGACGCTTAACACCACGACAAGACTGAGCATTGTTAATAGCCAAACGGTTTGTTTTTTGAGCATTTATGAATCCTCCTTTATTTTTTTAGGGGCAACCGCAACCCGGTGGCTTGGAACATCCAGGACCCGTGTCACCGCTTCAATAATCGTTTGTTTTATTTGAACGTTGTCCACTCCTTGAGCAACAACGAGTACACCGCGTATATCAGGTTTTTTCGTTTGGACGACGACGGGTGTTTCTTTATCGCCGTTTTTGATCATCACAATTTCTTCTTCCGATGTCTGGTCTGTGACGCTTCTTGTCCCGCCCTCTTTGTCTGTTTCTTCAGTGGTTGTATTTTTGTTTGATTTGTTTTTTTCATATACTTTCAGCGACGTTGCATCAACATTCACGACAACCGAGACATCGTCTACACCTATGATCGTTTCAAGAATTTCTTTCAGCTGATTTTCGTATTCTTTTTCATAATCATCGATCGAGTTTTTAGGTTCATCAGATTTTGAGGCTTTAAACACTTCGGCTGTTTTCCCTTTGCCGGCTGCGGTATCCTGTGATGATACCGCCGTTATCGGTTTGGCGTTTTCCGTTTTCTCCGGCGATGAAAACAGATGGCTGACGAGCATGAAGGAAACTCCGAGAACAAAAACGAACAGAAAGTAATGATATTTGGTCAACTTCGGCTTTTCGCCGTGCTTCGTTTGCCCCGGAAGAAACTGCTTTTTCAATACATTCCATAATCCGTTTTTATTCATTGCCGACACTCTCCCCGCCTTCCATTTGAACCGTAATTTTCTCACTTTCGATCTCCCAAATGTCCGCAAGCTGTGACTGGATCTGTTTTGCTTCTTTTTGTTCGGCTGCTTCTTTTGTTGCATACGCATCATCTGTGTCAATGCGAACCGGCGCGACCGTTTGGACCGTGTTTTCAGAAGACGGGGCCATATACACGCTGATTGTTTTAATATCCTCTTCTGAATCTACCTTTTCTCCTGCCGTGAGTTTGATGTGGTCTACTTTGTATTCATCATGACTGAATCTCTCCTCCGCTTTCTTTTTTAGTTGGACAGCCATTTCTTCTAAAATATATGCACGCTGGGAAGCTTGTATTTCTATTTTTTTTGAATTGATTTGATTTTTTATGTCGGCAGACTCTGACTGCCTGTTTTTTGTGAGGTATTCAAAGATGACTTCAGGATCTGTGTTGAAAAGCTTGAAAATCGGTGTAAGCATGACGACAATCAAGAGCAGGCTGACCACCATTTTTGCGTACTTTTGCATGCTGGAGCTCGGCAGCAGCATATCAATCACAATGGCAAATAGGATAAACAACACGATGGTGGTAAGCCATTCAGTTAGAAAACTCATCCGCCAGCCTCCTTTATTTCATCATCATCGTGAGGTTTCCGGCTGTGATGATGACGGTAAGGCTTAAAAAAAACATGAGGGACACAATGGCGAGAGCTGCAAAAATATAAATGACGCTTTTGCTGATGACATCGAGGCAAGTAATGACGGGTCCGCCTCCAAGCGGCTGAAGAATCGCGGCTGCCAGCTTATAAATAAAAGCGAGGGAAAGCACTTTGATTGCCGGAAAGGCCGCGATACAGATTAAAATAGCAACACCGAGAATCCCTACGGTATTTTTCAGCAATAAGGAAGCGCTGATCACTGTATCTGTCGCGTCTGTAAACATTCGGCCAAGAACGGGAATAAAGTTTCCGGTTATAAATTTAGCCGTTCTGAGCGTAATGCCGTCTGTCACTGCAGCTGAGGCTCCCTGAACAGAAATAACACCGAGAAAGATGGTGAGAAACACAGCCAGTGCTCCGATGGCGATATTCCTGAGCAGGTTGGCCAGCTGCGTTACTTTGTATTGTTCAGTCATAGTGCTGACAATGCTTAGAATCGCTGATAAGAAAATCAGCGGCATGACGATATTCTGAATTAATAGACCGCTCGTATTCATCAGAAAGAGGATAACAGGATGAAAGAAAGCTGCAGATACAGCTCCGCCTGAGGAAGCCAAAAGCGCCAAGAGGAGCGGAATGAGCGCCAATATAAAGCTAGTCATCGTCTGAATGGCCTCCGTCGCATAATTGATTGCCACATGAAAACTGTTCAGCGCAAGAATAATCAACACCATATACACAATTGAATAGGCGACCTTGCTGACGGTGCTTTTCTGAAACGCATTTTGCAGAAGCTGCAGGATGACGCAAAAAATGGTGAGTAAAATTAATGTGCCCAGCAGCTTGCCGTTGGCTAGCACTTCATGAAACAAATAAGAAAAGAGAGCTTTCAGCCATTCTTGCGGTGAAAATGATTTATCGCCATTGATAAACTCAATTAAGCTGCCTTTTTGGCTTTCCGGCAGCAGTCCGCCATATTCTGTCATAATGTCATTCCAAAATTCACCGATCTTGTCTGTTTCAAGTGAGGCCGCTGTTCTTTCCGCTAATTGCTCAGCCGTTTCAGCATGTTCATCCGCTTGTTCGGCATCACCGGCTGCTTGTACCAATTCTGCACGGCCTGCTATGATCAGCACGGCCAGAACTAAAGCCCAGTGGAAACGCTTCAATCTACCGCCTCCCTTCGGTTATGACATAGAAGGTATAAGTCCGAGAATCGTTTCAATAATGACTGTTAAAATAGGCACAGCCATAACAAGAATTAAAATTTTCCCCGCCAATTCTATTTTCGAGGCGATGGCCCCTTGACCGGCATCTTTTGTAAGCTGCGCCCCGAATTCAGCGATATAGGCGATTCCGATAATCTTTAAAATGGTTTCAACATAGACCATGTTGACGTTTGCGTTAATTGCAATTTTTTCTATCATTCGAATAATGTCGTAGATTTGGTCTACCAAATAAAGAAAAATGGCACAGCCTGCAAACACGACGATTAAAAACGCAAAAGTCGGCTTTTGTTCTTTAACAATTAAAGAAAGGAAGGTGGCGATCAGCCCTAAACCTACAATTTGAACAATGTCAATCTGCAAGCCCCCCTATCCTTGGAATAAAAACACAGCTTTTATCTTTTTAAATAGGTCGTCTACAATTGTGGCGACCATAAATAAAATATAGATAAAACCTAACAGCGTCACCCACTGGGCATATTCTTTTTTGCCCATCTGATCCAAAATCGTGTGTAAAAAAGCCACCACGATTCCCACTCCGGCGATTTGAAATATCACGTTCACGTCTACTCCCATTTTATTTTTGCTCCCCTCACGTTTACATCAATAGAAGAATGAGTAACAAGCCCGCTAAAAAGCCTAAACTTTTTATCATCTTTTCATTTTTCGCCTGTGCCTGCTCAGCATCCGCTTCCGAGGCTTCCAAGTGTGTAAGCGCCAGCTTGATGTGCTTTTGCTGCGAGATTCGGTCATGAATCCCGAGCGTCTCGCCAAATTGCTTCAGCACTTCATATTCGCTTTTTTTCAAAGACATGGTGTCCCACACCTTCTTTAAGCTTTGCTCCCACGCGGTTTTTGCGGAATCGCTGCCCTTGTCCAGCTGATTACTGAATGTGGTAAAAAGAGCCGAAACAGGCTGTGCCAGCTGCTTGGCAATCTGCTGTGAAGCGATATGAAGCGGTGTATGGCCGTACATGATTTCAGCCTCGAGGGATTGGAGCGCCGCACGCAGCTGGCGGATTTGCCGCGGTCGTTCCGTATAAACTTTCGCCATCTCAAAACCTGTCCATGTTGTCGCCACCACAATGAATACAGCACCCAGCAGCTTCAGCATGTCTTCACGCCCATCGTCCCAGACAGCACATTTCCATCTTTGTCATAAATGCGGCT
Coding sequences:
- the spoIIIAD gene encoding stage III sporulation protein AD — its product is MQIDIVQIVGLGLIATFLSLIVKEQKPTFAFLIVVFAGCAIFLYLVDQIYDIIRMIEKIAINANVNMVYVETILKIIGIAYIAEFGAQLTKDAGQGAIASKIELAGKILILVMAVPILTVIIETILGLIPSMS
- the spoIIIAC gene encoding stage III sporulation protein AC, with product MGVDVNVIFQIAGVGIVVAFLHTILDQMGKKEYAQWVTLLGFIYILFMVATIVDDLFKKIKAVFLFQG
- the spoIIIAB gene encoding stage III sporulation protein SpoIIIAB, whose product is MLKLLGAVFIVVATTWTGFEMAKVYTERPRQIRQLRAALQSLEAEIMYGHTPLHIASQQIAKQLAQPVSALFTTFSNQLDKGSDSAKTAWEQSLKKVWDTMSLKKSEYEVLKQFGETLGIHDRISQQKHIKLALTHLEASEADAEQAQAKNEKMIKSLGFLAGLLLILLLM